A genome region from Nycticebus coucang isolate mNycCou1 chromosome 4, mNycCou1.pri, whole genome shotgun sequence includes the following:
- the KCNS3 gene encoding potassium voltage-gated channel subfamily S member 3 isoform X2 — protein sequence MVFGKLHVMEELCVFSFCQEIEYWGINELFIDSCCSNRYQERKEENHEKDWDQKSHDVSTDSSFEESSLFEKELEKFDKLRFGQLRKKIWIRMENPASCLSAKLIAIFSLSVVLASIVAMCIHSMSEFQNEDGEVDDAVLEGVEIACIAWFTGELAIRLVAAPCQKKFWKNPLNIIDFVSIIPFYATLAVDTKEDESEDIENMGKVVQILRLMRIFRILKLARHSVGLRSLGATLRHSYHEVGLLLLFLSVGISIFSVLIYSVEKDDHTSSLTSIPICWWWATISMTTVGYGDTHPVTLVGKLIASTCIICGILVVALPITIIFNKFSKYYQKQKDIDVDQCSEDPPEKCHDLPYFNIRDIYAQRVHAFISSLSSVGIVVSEPDSTDASSIEDKDVHHTTSLENCTAK from the exons ATGGTGTTTG GGAAGCTGCACGTCATGGAGGAGCTGTGCGTGTTCTCCTTCTGCCAGGAGATTGAGTACTGGGGCATCAACGAGCTCTTCATTGATTCCTGCTGCAGCAACCGCTACCAGGAACGCAAGGAGGAAAACCACGAGAAGGACTGGGACCAGAAAAGCCACGATGTGAGTACCGACTCCTCCTTTGAAGAGTCATCCCTGTTTGAGAAGGAGCTGGAGAAGTTCGACAAGCTGCGGTTCGGTCAGCTCCGGAAGAAGATTTGGATCAGAATGGAAAACCCGGCGTCCTGCCTGTCCGCTAAGCTGATTGCCATCTTCTCCCTGAGTGTGGTGCTGGCCTCCATCGTGGCCATGTGCATCCACAGCATGTCAGAGTTCCAGAATGAGGATGGAGAGGTGGATGACGCTGTGCTGGAAGGTGTGGAGATCGCTTGCATCGCTTGGTTCACCGGGGAGCTTGCCATCCGATTAGTTGCTGCCCCCTGTCaaaagaaattctggaaaaaCCCTCTGAACATAATTGACTTTGTCTCCATTATTCCCTTCTATGCTACCTTGGCAGTAGACACCAAAGAAGACGAGAGCGAGGACATCGAGAACATGGGCAAGGTGGTCCAGATCCTCCGGCTGATGAGGATTTTCCGAATTCTGAAGCTTGCCCGGCACTCAGTAGGACTTCGGTCTCTAGGGGCTACCCTGAGACACAGTTACCATGAAGTTGGCCTGCTGCTTCTCTTCCTGTCTGTGGGCATTTCCATCTTCTCTGTGCTTATCTACTCTGTGGAGAAAGATGACCACACGTCTAGCCTCACCAGCATCCCCATCTGCTGGTGGTGGGCCACCATCAGCATGACGACTGTGGGCTACGGAGACACCCACCCAGTCACCTTGGTCGGGAAGCTTATTGCCAGTACATGCATCATCTGTGGCATCTTGGTGGTGGCCCTACCAATCACCATCATTTTCAACAAGTTTTCCAAGTATTACCAGAAGCAGAAGGACATTGATGTGGACCAGTGCAGTGAGGACCCACCGGAGAAGTGCCACGATCTACCTTACTTTAACATTAGGGATATTTATGCACAGCGGGTGCACGCCTTCATTTCCAGCCTGTCTTCTGTCGGGATTGTGGTGAGCGAGCCTGACTCCACAGACGCTTCaagcattgaagacaaagatgtTCATCATACCACATCCTTGGAGAACTGCACAGCAAAATGA
- the KCNS3 gene encoding potassium voltage-gated channel subfamily S member 3 isoform X1 has translation MVFGEFFHHPGQDEELVNLNVGGFKQSVDQSTLLRFPHTRLGKLLTCRSEEAILELCDDYSVADREYYFDRNPSLFRYVLNFYYTGKLHVMEELCVFSFCQEIEYWGINELFIDSCCSNRYQERKEENHEKDWDQKSHDVSTDSSFEESSLFEKELEKFDKLRFGQLRKKIWIRMENPASCLSAKLIAIFSLSVVLASIVAMCIHSMSEFQNEDGEVDDAVLEGVEIACIAWFTGELAIRLVAAPCQKKFWKNPLNIIDFVSIIPFYATLAVDTKEDESEDIENMGKVVQILRLMRIFRILKLARHSVGLRSLGATLRHSYHEVGLLLLFLSVGISIFSVLIYSVEKDDHTSSLTSIPICWWWATISMTTVGYGDTHPVTLVGKLIASTCIICGILVVALPITIIFNKFSKYYQKQKDIDVDQCSEDPPEKCHDLPYFNIRDIYAQRVHAFISSLSSVGIVVSEPDSTDASSIEDKDVHHTTSLENCTAK, from the coding sequence ATGGTGTTTGGTGAGTTTTTCCATCACCCTGGACAAGACGAGGAACTTGTGAACTTGAACGTGGGTGGCTTTAAGCAGTCTGTTGACCAGAGCACCCTCCTGCGCTTTCCTCATACGAGACTGGGGAAGTTACTGACCTGCCGCTCTGAAGAGGCCATCCTGGAGCTGTGTGACGACTACAGTGTGGCCGACAGGGAGTACTACTTTGACCGGAACCCCTCCCTGTTCAGatatgttttgaatttttactACACAGGGAAGCTGCACGTCATGGAGGAGCTGTGCGTGTTCTCCTTCTGCCAGGAGATTGAGTACTGGGGCATCAACGAGCTCTTCATTGATTCCTGCTGCAGCAACCGCTACCAGGAACGCAAGGAGGAAAACCACGAGAAGGACTGGGACCAGAAAAGCCACGATGTGAGTACCGACTCCTCCTTTGAAGAGTCATCCCTGTTTGAGAAGGAGCTGGAGAAGTTCGACAAGCTGCGGTTCGGTCAGCTCCGGAAGAAGATTTGGATCAGAATGGAAAACCCGGCGTCCTGCCTGTCCGCTAAGCTGATTGCCATCTTCTCCCTGAGTGTGGTGCTGGCCTCCATCGTGGCCATGTGCATCCACAGCATGTCAGAGTTCCAGAATGAGGATGGAGAGGTGGATGACGCTGTGCTGGAAGGTGTGGAGATCGCTTGCATCGCTTGGTTCACCGGGGAGCTTGCCATCCGATTAGTTGCTGCCCCCTGTCaaaagaaattctggaaaaaCCCTCTGAACATAATTGACTTTGTCTCCATTATTCCCTTCTATGCTACCTTGGCAGTAGACACCAAAGAAGACGAGAGCGAGGACATCGAGAACATGGGCAAGGTGGTCCAGATCCTCCGGCTGATGAGGATTTTCCGAATTCTGAAGCTTGCCCGGCACTCAGTAGGACTTCGGTCTCTAGGGGCTACCCTGAGACACAGTTACCATGAAGTTGGCCTGCTGCTTCTCTTCCTGTCTGTGGGCATTTCCATCTTCTCTGTGCTTATCTACTCTGTGGAGAAAGATGACCACACGTCTAGCCTCACCAGCATCCCCATCTGCTGGTGGTGGGCCACCATCAGCATGACGACTGTGGGCTACGGAGACACCCACCCAGTCACCTTGGTCGGGAAGCTTATTGCCAGTACATGCATCATCTGTGGCATCTTGGTGGTGGCCCTACCAATCACCATCATTTTCAACAAGTTTTCCAAGTATTACCAGAAGCAGAAGGACATTGATGTGGACCAGTGCAGTGAGGACCCACCGGAGAAGTGCCACGATCTACCTTACTTTAACATTAGGGATATTTATGCACAGCGGGTGCACGCCTTCATTTCCAGCCTGTCTTCTGTCGGGATTGTGGTGAGCGAGCCTGACTCCACAGACGCTTCaagcattgaagacaaagatgtTCATCATACCACATCCTTGGAGAACTGCACAGCAAAATGA